Proteins encoded by one window of Salmonirosea aquatica:
- the glmS gene encoding glutamine--fructose-6-phosphate transaminase (isomerizing) — protein sequence MCGIVAYVGHREACPLIIKGLKRLEYRGYDSSGVALLNGSGLVIHKKKGKVSDLETELSAKDTHATTGMGHTRWATHGEPNDTNAHPHYSNDRKLAIIHNGIIENYATLKQKLQQKGHVFISDTDSEVLIHFIEDVRQETGNSLEEAVRLALQEVVGAYAIVVMSDEHPRQLIAARKGSPLVIGIGEDEFFFASDATPIIEYTKDVVYLDDYAIAVVKDNELNILNLDNVPQAPYIQKLELELDAIEKGGYEHFMLKEIFEQPRSIADSMRGRVRADEAHLQLGGLRNYLDKLADSKRIVIIGCGTSWHAGLVAEYLFEELARINVEVEYASEFRYRNPIIKENDIVIAISQSGETADTLAAIELAKSKGAIIFGVCNVVGSSIARATHAGAYTHAGPEIGVASTKAFTAQVTVLAIMALAAAQRKGTISEELYRQLLIELENIPDKVEEVLQSAAKIKEIAFIFTYARNFIYLGRGLNFPVALEGALKLKEISYIHAEGYPAAEMKHGPIALIDEDMPVVFLATKDSSYDKIVSNIQEVKARKGRVIAIVTAGDTLIPTMVDFVIEIPKTHEMLMPLLSVIPLQLLSYYVAVMRGRNVDQPRNLAKSVTVE from the coding sequence ATGTGTGGAATTGTAGCGTATGTAGGACATAGAGAGGCATGCCCTCTGATCATCAAGGGCCTGAAGCGGCTGGAGTACCGGGGATACGATAGCTCGGGGGTCGCTTTGCTGAACGGCAGCGGTCTGGTGATACATAAGAAAAAAGGTAAAGTGTCGGATCTGGAAACAGAATTGTCCGCCAAAGACACCCACGCTACCACGGGTATGGGCCACACCCGCTGGGCAACCCACGGCGAACCCAACGACACTAACGCTCACCCGCACTACTCCAACGACCGCAAGCTGGCGATCATCCACAACGGAATCATCGAAAACTACGCCACGCTGAAGCAGAAGCTTCAGCAGAAAGGTCACGTTTTCATCAGCGATACCGATTCCGAGGTACTTATTCATTTCATTGAGGATGTACGGCAAGAAACCGGAAATTCACTGGAAGAAGCTGTTCGCCTGGCTTTGCAGGAGGTCGTGGGTGCCTACGCCATTGTTGTTATGTCCGACGAGCATCCCCGGCAGTTGATCGCCGCCCGCAAGGGCAGCCCGCTGGTGATTGGGATCGGGGAAGACGAATTTTTCTTTGCTTCCGATGCTACCCCGATTATCGAATATACTAAAGATGTGGTGTACCTCGACGACTACGCCATTGCGGTGGTGAAGGATAACGAGCTCAATATCCTGAATCTCGATAACGTACCGCAGGCACCCTATATTCAAAAACTGGAACTGGAACTCGACGCTATCGAAAAGGGTGGTTATGAGCATTTCATGTTGAAAGAGATTTTTGAACAGCCCCGTTCCATCGCTGACAGCATGCGTGGCCGCGTGCGGGCCGACGAAGCCCACCTACAGCTGGGTGGCTTGCGCAACTACCTCGACAAACTGGCTGACTCCAAGCGGATTGTGATTATCGGCTGTGGTACCTCCTGGCATGCCGGACTGGTGGCCGAGTACCTCTTTGAGGAATTGGCCCGCATCAATGTGGAGGTAGAATACGCTTCGGAGTTCCGGTATCGTAATCCCATTATCAAGGAAAATGACATTGTCATCGCTATTTCGCAATCGGGCGAAACGGCTGATACGCTAGCGGCCATCGAGCTGGCCAAGTCCAAGGGAGCGATTATTTTTGGTGTGTGCAACGTAGTGGGTTCGTCCATCGCCCGCGCCACGCATGCGGGCGCCTATACGCACGCTGGACCCGAAATCGGGGTGGCTAGTACCAAGGCCTTCACCGCGCAGGTAACGGTGCTGGCCATTATGGCATTGGCCGCGGCTCAGCGCAAAGGTACCATATCAGAAGAACTGTACCGTCAGCTTCTGATCGAGCTGGAAAACATTCCCGACAAAGTAGAGGAAGTGCTGCAAAGTGCCGCCAAGATCAAGGAAATCGCTTTCATTTTCACCTACGCCCGTAATTTCATCTACCTGGGTAGGGGTTTGAACTTCCCGGTGGCGCTGGAAGGTGCCCTGAAACTCAAAGAGATTTCCTACATCCACGCCGAGGGGTACCCCGCCGCCGAAATGAAGCACGGCCCCATCGCCCTTATCGACGAAGATATGCCGGTGGTGTTTCTGGCGACTAAGGATAGCTCCTACGACAAAATCGTATCCAATATTCAGGAAGTCAAAGCCCGCAAAGGTAGGGTGATTGCCATCGTGACCGCAGGTGATACGCTGATCCCGACGATGGTGGATTTTGTGATTGAGATTCCCAAAACGCACGAAATGCTCATGCCACTACTGTCGGTCATTCCGTTGCAGCTCCTCTCTTACTACGTGGCCGTCATGCGCGGGCGCAACGTGGATCAGCCGCGCAATTTGGCAAAGTCAGTGACGGTGGAGTAA
- a CDS encoding DUF4270 family protein gives MVVLTTLLFSCDPPGNIGVTPLTPVETLFTDTLTVRTSTVLADSVRTSNPDIFLAGRYVDPLFGTITASSFIRMSLGFQLDLGTTAVYDSLVLYTPYNYTYGDTLPEQTLSVHRIREVIDPLKNYYNNSTLTYDQTPLAAKTFQARPQADGTLRFKLPDDLGKELFALSGQTAGQTNAEFSKVLGGLALIPGAKNTAVLGFPGIVGTNSPLSLRLWYHTTTDTISTSFPLNAVVALQSGATIRAGFNRVTADRSGTPLAALKPLQPVPASSTGERTYVQDALGIRTKIEIPYLKALAKNGPIGINRAELSVKPDLTAVQPGLTPPSYLVLLETNSTNQVQYKANGFASVALNDSTSRGSDPPSVLLDSRYKNYTWNLATHLNAILAGSKTNEGFLVTPVYIQTLAQRGTLYDSQFNNRVSRLVLSGKPEDIKLIVFYTQAKE, from the coding sequence GTGGTCGTTCTGACCACCCTGCTATTTAGCTGCGATCCCCCCGGCAACATTGGCGTCACGCCGCTTACTCCCGTAGAAACCCTTTTTACTGACACCCTTACCGTCCGAACCTCCACCGTACTGGCCGACTCGGTCCGTACCAGCAATCCCGATATATTTCTGGCGGGTCGCTACGTGGACCCGCTCTTTGGTACTATCACGGCATCCAGCTTCATCCGCATGTCGCTGGGTTTTCAGCTTGATCTGGGCACGACGGCTGTGTATGACTCCCTGGTGCTGTACACGCCTTACAACTATACCTATGGTGATACCCTGCCCGAGCAAACCCTATCGGTTCACCGCATAAGGGAGGTGATCGATCCTCTTAAGAACTACTACAACAACAGTACCCTCACGTACGACCAAACGCCCCTAGCTGCTAAAACCTTCCAGGCCCGACCGCAGGCCGATGGTACCCTGCGTTTTAAATTACCCGACGATTTGGGTAAAGAGCTGTTTGCCCTATCGGGCCAAACCGCCGGACAAACCAACGCCGAGTTCTCCAAAGTATTGGGCGGACTGGCCTTGATTCCTGGTGCCAAAAATACCGCTGTACTGGGTTTTCCCGGTATAGTAGGTACCAATAGCCCGCTTAGTCTTCGGTTATGGTACCATACCACTACCGATACGATCTCCACCAGCTTTCCGCTCAATGCCGTGGTGGCGCTACAATCCGGAGCTACTATCCGGGCGGGCTTCAACCGCGTCACGGCGGATCGAAGTGGTACCCCATTGGCTGCCCTGAAGCCCCTGCAACCCGTACCGGCCAGCAGTACCGGTGAGCGTACCTACGTGCAGGATGCCCTGGGTATTCGTACCAAGATCGAAATTCCCTACCTCAAGGCATTGGCCAAAAACGGCCCGATTGGCATCAACCGGGCAGAACTCAGCGTCAAACCCGACCTCACGGCCGTGCAGCCGGGTCTGACTCCTCCTTCCTACCTGGTGCTGCTGGAAACGAACTCGACCAATCAAGTCCAATACAAGGCTAACGGCTTTGCGAGCGTTGCACTCAATGATAGCACGTCCAGAGGCTCCGATCCTCCTTCGGTTCTATTGGATTCACGCTATAAAAACTACACGTGGAATCTGGCCACGCACCTGAACGCAATACTGGCTGGCAGTAAGACGAACGAAGGCTTTCTGGTGACGCCTGTCTATATCCAAACCCTGGCACAGAGGGGTACCTTATACGACTCCCAATTCAATAACCGCGTGAGCCGCCTGGTACTGAGTGGAAAACCCGAGGATATCAAGCTGATTGTCTTCTATACCCAGGCGAAGGAATAA
- a CDS encoding glycogen/starch synthase, producing MDKLRILYVSSEINPFLQTTDVAAYVRQLPQAMQERGAEIRILVPRFGLINERKNRLHEVVRLSGINITVGEEEKPLVIKVASIPNAKLQVYFIDNEDYFHRKSVFFDKKNNFYDDNDERAIFFCKGVLETVKKLGWAPDIVHCNDWMTALIPMYLKTTYRNDPMFKDTKSVFTVYNNAFSYKFDADLLEKAKAMDVSDEALAHLRSADFEGFIKLGCAYADAVVKVDEDYSEELNQLLNESPKRVDLVEEDDNLSEAYYNLYNGLVG from the coding sequence ATGGACAAACTACGAATTTTGTATGTATCCAGTGAAATCAACCCTTTTCTTCAAACCACCGATGTAGCCGCTTATGTAAGGCAACTTCCCCAGGCCATGCAGGAGCGCGGCGCCGAAATTCGCATCCTGGTTCCCCGGTTTGGCCTCATCAATGAGCGCAAAAACCGTCTCCACGAAGTAGTCCGTCTCTCGGGCATCAACATTACCGTCGGCGAAGAGGAAAAGCCCCTCGTGATCAAGGTCGCTTCCATTCCCAACGCCAAGCTGCAGGTTTATTTCATCGATAACGAAGACTATTTTCACCGTAAGTCCGTTTTCTTTGACAAGAAAAATAACTTTTACGACGACAACGACGAGCGCGCTATCTTCTTCTGTAAGGGGGTACTCGAAACCGTTAAGAAGCTGGGCTGGGCGCCCGATATCGTGCATTGCAACGACTGGATGACCGCCCTGATTCCGATGTACCTGAAGACCACGTACCGGAACGATCCCATGTTTAAGGACACAAAAAGCGTTTTTACTGTGTATAATAACGCTTTCAGTTATAAATTTGACGCCGATCTGCTGGAAAAGGCGAAGGCCATGGACGTGAGCGATGAAGCCCTGGCCCATCTGCGTTCCGCCGATTTTGAAGGGTTTATCAAGCTTGGATGCGCGTACGCTGACGCCGTCGTAAAAGTAGACGAAGATTACAGCGAAGAATTAAATCAATTATTGAATGAATCACCCAAGCGTGTCGACCTCGTCGAAGAAGACGACAACCTTTCAGAAGCGTATTACAACCTGTATAACGGGTTGGTTGGTTAG
- the panC gene encoding pantoate--beta-alanine ligase — MILLSDPGALRTHLRKIQKIDTTLGLVPTMGALHEGHLKLVERAVEENTIAVASIFVNPLQFNNPDDLSRYPRTLDEDCALLESAGCQLVFAPSTEDMYRVPPVLKLDFGSLEHVMEGAFRPGHFNGVGIVVARLFNMVQPDRAYFGQKDLQQVAVVRRLVEDLAFPIEIVPCPTVREVDGLALSSRNRRLSLEHRVMAPLIYKTLGEAQKMLAAGYSVEEAKQHVRTQFMRYPDFLLEYFEVADAGTLQPVEEVQPVGQTALCMAAHLGGVRLIDNIVF; from the coding sequence ATGATTCTTTTAAGTGACCCCGGGGCGCTTCGAACCCACCTAAGAAAAATCCAAAAAATTGATACTACGCTGGGCCTGGTGCCTACTATGGGAGCGTTGCACGAAGGGCATTTGAAATTGGTCGAAAGAGCAGTGGAGGAAAACACTATCGCCGTGGCCAGCATTTTTGTCAATCCCCTGCAATTCAATAATCCCGACGATCTGTCCAGGTACCCCCGTACCCTGGATGAGGACTGCGCCCTGCTGGAATCGGCAGGCTGCCAGCTAGTGTTTGCGCCCTCGACCGAGGACATGTACCGGGTACCTCCCGTTTTAAAACTGGATTTCGGCAGCCTCGAACACGTGATGGAAGGTGCTTTCCGGCCGGGACATTTCAATGGGGTGGGGATCGTGGTGGCGCGGCTGTTCAACATGGTGCAGCCCGACCGGGCCTACTTTGGGCAAAAGGATCTGCAGCAGGTAGCGGTGGTGCGGCGATTGGTAGAGGATCTGGCGTTTCCTATCGAGATTGTGCCCTGCCCCACGGTGCGGGAAGTCGACGGGCTGGCGCTCTCGTCCCGCAACCGCCGCCTCAGCCTCGAACACCGGGTGATGGCTCCCCTAATCTACAAAACCCTCGGAGAAGCCCAAAAGATGCTGGCGGCGGGCTATTCGGTGGAAGAGGCAAAGCAGCACGTCCGGACACAATTCATGCGGTACCCCGATTTTCTGCTGGAGTACTTTGAGGTAGCCGATGCGGGTACCCTGCAACCCGTCGAGGAGGTACAGCCTGTCGGCCAAACCGCCCTGTGTATGGCCGCGCACCTGGGCGGAGTGCGGCTCATTGATAATATTGTATTCTAG
- a CDS encoding DUF1624 domain-containing protein: MPLQPILAKSRIESIDVLRGLVMVIMALDHTRDFFHSTAWTEDPLNLATTTPILFVTRWITNFCAPVFVFLAGTSIYLQSLRKTKQELSSFLIKRGLWLIFAELVIVNLGMTFNPLYTIQILQVIWVIGISMVILGLLIHLPFRLILILGLVIVLGHNLLDVVEAAPGFKPSLWWDLLHRRGIYPYANGHFLFVLYPILPWLGLMLLGYCTGTFFAPTVSPATRKTALLLTGFGLLVFFIVLRFSNLYGNPTPWSEQKSGLLTVFSFIDVNKYPPSLLYMCITIGPALLFLVAIESVKNRLTNFLRTFGRTAFFYYIVHWYVLHSLCLLMFLSRGHLLSDGVNIATKTQTILLFVVPGEGVGLPVVYVIWAGTVLVLYPLCRWYDRYKTSHKEKWWLSYL; this comes from the coding sequence GTGCCACTTCAACCCATTCTTGCCAAATCCCGCATTGAATCCATCGACGTGCTTCGAGGCCTTGTCATGGTTATCATGGCCCTGGACCACACGCGTGATTTCTTCCATTCCACCGCCTGGACCGAGGACCCACTCAACCTCGCTACTACCACGCCCATCTTGTTTGTAACTCGATGGATTACCAATTTCTGTGCGCCTGTTTTCGTGTTTCTGGCCGGTACGTCCATCTATTTGCAGAGTTTGCGAAAGACCAAACAGGAATTAAGCAGTTTCCTGATTAAGCGGGGGTTGTGGCTGATTTTTGCTGAATTAGTTATTGTCAATTTGGGCATGACGTTTAATCCGCTCTACACGATTCAGATTTTACAGGTAATTTGGGTAATCGGTATCAGCATGGTAATTCTGGGGTTGCTGATTCACCTGCCGTTCCGACTGATACTAATCTTGGGACTCGTGATTGTGCTGGGCCATAACCTGCTGGATGTGGTGGAAGCTGCACCGGGTTTCAAGCCGTCCCTCTGGTGGGATTTGCTGCATCGGCGGGGCATCTATCCCTATGCAAATGGGCATTTTCTTTTCGTCCTTTATCCAATCCTGCCCTGGCTGGGACTGATGCTGCTAGGCTATTGCACTGGCACGTTCTTCGCCCCGACAGTTTCGCCCGCCACACGAAAAACTGCGCTATTGCTGACCGGATTTGGCCTGCTGGTGTTTTTCATAGTCCTGCGGTTCAGCAATCTGTACGGTAATCCGACTCCCTGGAGCGAGCAAAAAAGTGGCTTGCTGACGGTATTTTCGTTTATCGATGTCAATAAATACCCGCCTTCGCTGCTGTATATGTGCATTACCATTGGCCCAGCGTTGCTGTTTCTGGTAGCGATCGAATCAGTAAAAAACCGCCTGACCAATTTCCTGCGGACATTTGGTCGAACGGCGTTTTTCTACTACATCGTCCATTGGTACGTGCTTCATTCGCTTTGTCTGCTGATGTTTCTCTCGCGGGGGCATCTGCTGTCTGATGGCGTAAACATTGCCACCAAAACCCAGACCATCCTTTTGTTTGTAGTGCCTGGCGAAGGAGTTGGCCTGCCTGTCGTTTATGTAATATGGGCGGGGACAGTCTTAGTCCTATATCCGCTTTGCCGCTGGTACGACCGCTACAAAACGAGCCATAAGGAAAAATGGTGGCTGAGTTATTTGTAA
- a CDS encoding T9SS type A sorting domain-containing protein, with protein MADNDNACTRTVSIPVTVRPAINLTTSGNTSVTYGYGSSCTTLTANASGGTGTLSLSWSTGATSGSIQVCPTQTTTYTVTATDVVNCSVTKQITVTFNDVRCGYGGVKVCLGGREQCIAQYLVPTYLRLGATLGGCNANVPARLSYELAQEVPFGLSLKAYPNPVHDAVTVEVLSPSAGPGTFQILDLSGRVRQSRKENLIEGLNEAEFRLGSLPTGIYLIKVIDALNQQGVVRVSKE; from the coding sequence GTGGCTGACAACGACAACGCCTGCACGCGCACCGTTTCCATCCCCGTGACGGTACGTCCGGCCATCAACCTGACCACCAGCGGCAACACCTCGGTCACTTACGGCTACGGCAGCAGCTGCACCACCCTAACGGCCAACGCCTCGGGCGGCACGGGTACCCTCAGCCTGTCGTGGAGCACAGGAGCCACGAGCGGCAGCATCCAGGTCTGCCCCACCCAAACGACCACCTATACCGTCACGGCCACCGACGTGGTCAATTGCTCGGTCACCAAGCAAATTACTGTAACATTCAACGACGTGCGCTGCGGCTACGGCGGAGTGAAGGTATGCCTGGGCGGTCGCGAGCAGTGCATCGCCCAGTACCTGGTACCCACCTACCTGCGCTTAGGCGCCACGCTCGGCGGCTGCAATGCCAATGTACCCGCCCGTCTGAGTTATGAACTGGCGCAGGAGGTACCCTTCGGCCTCTCCCTCAAAGCCTACCCCAACCCCGTACACGATGCCGTGACAGTCGAGGTGCTTTCCCCTTCGGCGGGACCAGGTACCTTCCAGATACTTGACCTATCGGGGCGGGTGCGGCAGTCGCGGAAAGAGAATCTGATCGAGGGGTTGAACGAGGCGGAGTTCCGGCTGGGTAGTTTGCCGACGGGGATTTATCTGATAAAGGTAATAGACGCGCTTAATCAGCAGGGCGTGGTACGGGTGAGCAAGGAGTAA
- a CDS encoding PA domain-containing protein, translating into MKNHYTPQNPTHLGLAWPLRKLLLVFLLLGCTCALHAQTTTWTGATNIDWDTPTNWSTNAVPTVNDNVEVPSAPANQPTLNTAASVKGLRVQSGATLILSATGNLMLPDAGMSNDGTLTNNGTITISTTSQDGVYNTGLFQNKPTGTLRINKPWGNGIWNLNSSSTVINEGKIFIGDTDNTGVSGILNYGTFTNKATGEIHIDRSRSNAIANTSSFTNSGTITIGALVPPGGNAIENLADVATFTNEACALIRAFSNVLNTKGSFTNNGYISVNSVKVPSVPDVLVNSPAGVAGSYTFSQANFGANVNSVNLTANGVFVDDATVPNPTQGCSPPVNAAQLSGKIALIDRGVCNFSQKVYYAQQAGAIGVIMFNNVAGGESMLVTMAPGAFADQITIPTVMLTYEAGQSIRAALAGGPVNISIIQVSLPSPPITNQGVISFSYPLGIPIPNVTNNDIIARSGASCGNTLSPALQLGGSVSLTVGTTWYKDEALTMPAGTYNQQTNTFTITNLAAGVPIRCTFLWLTTTTPARAPFPSP; encoded by the coding sequence ATGAAAAACCACTACACTCCACAAAACCCCACACACCTAGGCTTGGCTTGGCCGCTTAGAAAGCTGTTACTGGTCTTCCTGCTGCTGGGCTGCACCTGCGCCCTCCACGCCCAAACCACCACCTGGACGGGTGCGACCAACATCGACTGGGATACGCCCACCAACTGGTCTACCAATGCAGTGCCCACCGTCAACGACAATGTCGAAGTCCCCTCGGCACCAGCCAACCAGCCCACTCTCAACACAGCAGCCTCCGTAAAGGGATTGCGCGTACAATCGGGAGCTACGCTTATCCTTTCGGCGACGGGTAATCTGATGCTGCCTGACGCGGGCATGTCCAACGATGGTACCCTTACTAATAATGGAACGATAACCATATCCACTACCAGTCAGGATGGTGTGTATAACACCGGTTTGTTTCAAAATAAGCCTACCGGGACACTGAGGATAAACAAGCCTTGGGGGAACGGCATTTGGAATCTAAACAGCAGCAGTACAGTGATCAATGAGGGAAAGATTTTTATTGGTGATACGGACAATACCGGAGTCAGCGGAATTCTGAACTATGGTACTTTTACCAACAAGGCCACGGGTGAAATTCATATCGACCGCAGCCGGTCGAATGCCATCGCCAACACGAGTAGCTTTACCAATTCGGGTACCATCACGATTGGGGCCCTGGTACCCCCTGGTGGCAACGCCATCGAGAACCTGGCTGATGTCGCCACCTTCACCAATGAAGCCTGCGCCCTGATTCGAGCCTTTTCCAATGTCCTGAATACGAAAGGAAGTTTTACGAATAATGGATATATATCCGTCAATTCAGTAAAGGTCCCGAGCGTTCCTGACGTGCTTGTCAATTCGCCCGCGGGCGTGGCGGGCTCCTACACTTTTTCACAAGCCAATTTTGGAGCGAATGTGAATTCCGTCAATTTAACAGCGAATGGAGTTTTTGTAGATGATGCCACTGTACCCAATCCGACTCAGGGATGTAGCCCCCCGGTGAATGCTGCCCAGTTATCGGGTAAAATTGCCCTGATCGACCGGGGAGTGTGCAATTTTAGCCAGAAAGTCTACTACGCCCAACAGGCGGGGGCCATCGGTGTGATTATGTTCAACAATGTAGCCGGTGGAGAATCCATGTTGGTCACGATGGCGCCCGGAGCCTTTGCCGACCAGATCACGATACCGACGGTCATGCTTACCTATGAAGCTGGACAAAGCATACGTGCGGCACTTGCTGGCGGACCGGTCAATATAAGCATTATCCAAGTTAGTCTTCCATCGCCCCCCATTACCAATCAGGGTGTCATCAGCTTTAGCTACCCCCTCGGCATCCCAATTCCTAATGTGACCAATAACGACATCATTGCCCGATCCGGTGCCAGCTGTGGAAACACCCTTTCGCCGGCCTTGCAGTTGGGAGGTTCCGTCAGCCTCACGGTAGGAACCACCTGGTATAAAGACGAGGCACTTACGATGCCCGCCGGTACCTACAACCAGCAAACGAACACTTTCACGATCACAAATCTGGCCGCGGGGGTACCTATCCGGTGTACTTTTCTGTGGCTGACAACGACAACGCCTGCACGCGCACCGTTTCCATCCCCGTGA
- a CDS encoding YybH family protein translates to MKIKQFTSILAAFTALVLFVAGCNTTANESATKTTDVSEMTAEQKQTIEKEISALTTAFFQDVEKLDIEACMAYFEDTPEFLAVNPDGTPGDYTSLKKLNADAFDQFATMAVTPKKEVIRILSDTQVLYTVFTTMNFTLKTGEKMKLDEAGTMLFTKIDGAWKATFYHESGSAPVVVE, encoded by the coding sequence ATGAAAATCAAACAATTTACTTCCATTCTGGCCGCATTTACTGCCCTAGTTCTATTTGTTGCGGGCTGCAACACGACCGCAAACGAGTCTGCCACGAAAACCACCGACGTTTCGGAGATGACAGCCGAGCAAAAGCAGACCATCGAAAAGGAAATCTCGGCCCTCACGACAGCATTCTTTCAAGATGTCGAAAAACTGGACATCGAGGCATGCATGGCTTACTTTGAAGACACGCCCGAGTTTCTGGCGGTTAATCCGGATGGCACTCCCGGCGACTACACCTCACTCAAAAAGCTGAACGCGGATGCTTTCGACCAGTTTGCTACGATGGCTGTGACCCCTAAAAAGGAAGTCATCAGAATCCTGTCAGACACTCAGGTACTCTACACCGTCTTCACTACGATGAATTTTACGCTCAAAACTGGTGAGAAAATGAAACTCGATGAGGCTGGAACCATGCTCTTTACCAAAATCGACGGCGCGTGGAAAGCTACCTTTTACCATGAGTCGGGATCAGCACCCGTAGTGGTAGAGTAG